A stretch of Rhizobium glycinendophyticum DNA encodes these proteins:
- the mraZ gene encoding division/cell wall cluster transcriptional repressor MraZ has protein sequence MNRFLSNAINRIDAKGRVSVPAAFRAVLLQREIQELYCLQDFVYPAINIGGPDLLERYEQRMAAEDPFALEANEMSLLIHGGGVFMRLDAEGRLAVTDFIRDFTGISSEVCFVGRSDHFQVWQPQAFSDAQARAREVVRLRGLRT, from the coding sequence ATGAACCGCTTCCTGTCCAATGCGATAAACAGGATCGATGCGAAGGGACGGGTTTCCGTCCCGGCGGCGTTTCGTGCCGTTTTGCTGCAGCGCGAGATTCAGGAGCTTTATTGTCTCCAGGATTTCGTCTATCCGGCGATCAATATCGGCGGTCCCGATTTGCTCGAACGATACGAGCAAAGAATGGCCGCGGAGGATCCCTTCGCATTGGAGGCGAACGAGATGTCGCTGCTCATTCACGGTGGCGGCGTCTTTATGCGACTCGATGCCGAGGGGCGGCTGGCGGTGACGGATTTTATCCGGGATTTCACGGGGATTTCCTCGGAGGTCTGTTTCGTCGGCCGGTCGGATCATTTTCAGGTGTGGCAACCGCAGGCATTTTCGGATGCTCAGGCGAGGGCCAGGGAGGTTGTCAGGCTGCGGGGCCTGAGAACCTAA